The genomic stretch TTGGAATTGAGGAGCGCCACCCGATAATGATCGGCCAGATATTCGACCACCTTCATGCAGTCGTCAAAAACGCCGGGGATTTCGAGCACTTTCGCCCCACTGCCCAGAGGCTGGGACAGTTGCTGTGCGGTGACCTTGCCCTGCGGCAAAAGCACGACCGAGGTCAAAGGCTCCCCCACATACGCCGCATAGAGCGCCGCAGCGGCCGAGGTGTCGCCGGTGGAGGCGCAGATGGTCAGAACATTGTCCCAGTCGTGTCTGGCGACCAGATGGCGCAGGTACGAATAGGCGCAAGCCATGCCGCGATCCTTGAATGATGCGGACGGATTCTGTCCGTCATTCTTGAAGGCCATGGGTTGCCCCACCAGACGCTCCAGGGCGGGCGAGGAGCGGGTCACGGGGGTGTTGCCCTCCCCGAGGTAGACAATGTCCTCTTCACCCACGACAGGGGCCATCAGCTCGTAAAAACGGAAGATGCCACGCAGGGCCGGATTCTTGGTCGCCGCGCGCAGGTCGAAGATATCGCGCCAGGCAGTGCCGGGTGTCTTTTCCAACTCGGAAAAGCGTGTGTCCTCCAGCAGAAAAACACCCTTGCAGCTGGGACACGTGTAATGCAATTCGTCGATGGGGTACCTGGCCTTACAACCGAGGCAGACATATTCCATTTCCCCTCTGTAGGTGGGAAAAACGTTGGCTTCGCGCATGAGATGCTCCCTGAAGATTAATTACCCAAGCGTCGTGTCGATGACCGCGCCCGCAAACAAGAAAACCGCTACAAACCCGTTCAAGGTGAAAAAAGCTAGGTTGACCCTGCTCAGGTCATCGGCACTTATCAGGCGGTGCTCGAAAAGCAGGATCACTGCCACGACCAGGCAAAAACCCGCATAAACAAGCCCGGCCCCGGCAGACCAGCCGGCCAGAAGAAAAAAGAGGGCTGTTGTCACATGGCTGAAGGTCGAAAGAGACAGCGCGATCGGCACCCCCTTGCCTGCCGGCAAGGAATGCAGGCCCTCGGCCCGATCGAATTCGGCGTCCTGACAGGCGTAAAGGATATCAAATCCGGCCACCCAGAATGTCACTCCAAGGCCCAAAAGGACGGGAGCAAGCGCAATCTCCGGAGACACGGCGAGCCATCCCGCCAGGGGTGCAAGCCCAAGCACCGTGCCCAGAAAAAAATGGCACAGAAAGGTGAACCGTTTGGTAAAGCTGTAGAGTGCGGACCAGACCAGTGCCAAGGGAGAAAGCGCCAGACAGAGGGCGTTGAGCTGCCAGCACGCCCCGACGAAGACAAGGGCGCTGACGGCTATGAAAACCAGCGTTTCAGAAACCTTGAGTTCGCCCGTCACCAAGGGCCGGGTCAGGGTGCGCGGGTTTTTGGAATCAATGGGAAGATCCGCAAGGCGATTGACGGCCATGGCGAAGGAGCGCACGGCCACCATGGCCACGGTCAGGGCCAGAAATATCTTCCAGCCCGGCCAGCCATCCGCAGCCCAGAGCATCCCGAGATAGGCGAACGGCAGGGCAAAGATCGAATGTTCTATCTTGACCATGCGCGCCAGCAGAACGGTTTTACGCCAGATCGAAAACATCAGCCTGCCCCCTTAAGCCGCCACGAGCTTCAGGAATCTTTTCTTGCCGATCTTCAGCACATATTCCCCCGGCGCGAATGCGAAGGAAGCGTCGTCTTCCTTGCGTCCGTCAATGGTCACGGCGTTTTGCTTGCACATCCGGCGGGCATCGCCCTTGGAAGAGCACACGCCGCTCTCGCTCAAAACATCCACCAGCAGCGCCCCGGCCTGAACCGTGAAAACCTCGATGTCCTCAGGAATGCCCTGCTTGGCGAAAACGGCGTTGAAAGCCTCACGCGCTGCCGCGCCGGCCGTTGCCCCGTGAAACCGTGTCGTGATCTCCTGGGCCAGATCCTCCTTGGCGGTCTTGGGATGCAGGGCCCCGGAGGCAACCTGCTCCCGCAGGGTAGAAATCCGGTCCAGGGAACTGTCGGAAAGCAACTCGTAATAACGCCACATGAGCTCATCGGAGATGGACATCAGCTTGCCGAACATGTCGCCCGGAGCCTCGTCTATGCCAATGTAGTTGCCCAACGACTTGCTCATTTTCTGGACTCCGTCGAGGCCTTCCAGAATGGGCATGGTCAAAACGATCTGCGATGCCTGACCGTGCTCACGCTGCAGGTGGCGGCCCATGAGCAGATTGAACTTCTGGTCCGTCCCGCCAAGCTCCACATCGGCCCTGAGGGCCACGGAGTCGTATCCCTGGACCAGCGGGTACAGGAATTCGTGGATGGAGATGGGCTGGTTACCCTTGAAGCGCTTCTCGAAATCATCGCGCTCAAGCATGCGGGCCACAGTGTAACGCGAGCAGAGCTCAATGAAATCCGCAGCGGAAAACGTGTCCATCCAGGTGGAGTTAAAAGCGATTTCGGTTCGTTCTTGATCCAGGATCTTGAAAATCTGCTTCTTGTAGGTTTCGGCGTTGCGGAGAACCTCTTCGCGGGTCAATTTCTTGCGCGTTTCGGATTTTCCGGAGGGATCACCGATCATGCCGGTGAAATCACCGATCAGAAAAATGACCTGATGTCCGAGTTCCTGAAAATGCTTGAGCTTCTGGATCAGTACCGTATGCCCAAGGTGCAGGTCCGGAGCGGTGGGGTCAAAACCGGCCTTGATCCGCAGCGGAGTGCCGCTGCGCAGTTTTGTGATCAGTTCCTCTTCATTGATGATCTCGACGCTTCCGCGCCGGATCTGCTCAAGCTGCCGAGCAAGCTCCATATCTGTCATGACGGTTCCTGTTCTTTAAGATGCCCTGTATTGCCATGCCGAAATGCCGCGGCAATGGCCGTTATCCACTTCCATAAGCGCCCCGTTCAGCATGCACGGCCCCTTGGCCAGTTCAAAACGCTGGGGTAGTCCTGTCCGAAATCTGCGCAAAATTATGTCGTTGTCCATGCCCAGGCAGGAGTCTTCCGGACCGCACATCCCAAGATCGGAGATGTAGCCGGTCATTCCGTCCAAAATTCGTGCGTCATTGGTCTGAACATGGGTGTGCGTGCCGACCACTGCCTGAACCCGCCCGCGCAGCAGATGGGCCAGTGCGCGCTTCTCCGAGGTGGCTTCGGCATGCATGTCGACCACGATCACGGCCTCGGGCGGAGCCTTTGCGACCAGAGTCTCGGCAACCGCGAACGGGCAGTCGATGGCTTCCATGAAGGTCCGGCCTTGCAGATTGACGACCATGAGCGGCGGCAGGTTTTCACCCAGTTCGTAAACGCCCGCGCCACGTCCCGGCGCCACTACGGGATAATTGCCCGGACGCAGCAGCCACGGTTCATTCTCAAGCGCTGGGCGGATGTCGGGAAATTTCCAGACATGGTTGCCGGTGGTCAGGACATCGACGCCGCATCTGTGCAGCTCCTGGGCGCTTTTGGCCGAGAGCCCAAGTCCGCCGGAAGCGTTCTCGCCGTTGGCCAGGACCACGTCCAGCTCCAATTCCTGACGCAAACGCGGCAGATGATCCTTGACCATCTGCCGCCCGCTATTTCCTACGATGTCACCAAGAAAGAGAATCCGCATTCGGGAACTATTTGGCAATGCCAACGGCCCTCTTTTCGCGGATGACCGTAACCCGGATCTGACCGGGGTAGGTCATCTTTTCCTCTATCTGCTTGGCGATATCCTTGCTCAGCATGTAGATCTGGTCGTCGTTGACCGCCTCGCAATCCACCATGACGCGAACTTCGCGGCCGGCCTGAATGGCGAAGGCCCTGCTCACGCCGGTAAATCCGGTGGCGATCCCTTCGAGCTCCTCAAGGCGCTTCACGTAGCTCTCCAAAAGCTCCTTGCGCGCTCCGGGGCGTGCTCCGGAGAGGCTATCAGCGGCCTGGACCAGCACGGCATAGACGGACTTTGGCGGGACATCCTCATGGTGCGCGGCGATGGCGTGCACGATTTCGGCGGACTCGTTGTACTTCTTGGCCAGATCGGCACCGATGAGCGCATGCGGGCCCTCGACTTCGTGGTCCACGGCCTTGCCCAGATCATGCAGCAGGCCGGCCCGCTTGGCCTTCTTGATGTCCAGCCCAAGCTCGGCGGCCATGATTCCGCACAAAAAAGCAACCTCAAGGGAATGCTGCAGAACATTCTGGGTAAAACTGGTGCGGAAGCGCAGCTGCCCCAGCAGGCGGACAATCTCGGGATGAATTCCGTGCACGCCGAGATCGAAAGTGGCCTGCTCGCCGATTTCACGGATCTGGACATCCATCTCCTTTTCGACCTTCTTGACGATATCCTCGATACGTGCGGGATGAATGCGGCCATCGCTGATCAGCCTTTCCAGCGAACGCTTGGCCACCTCGCGGCGCAACGGGTTGTATGCGGACAAAATGACCGTTTCCGGCGTGTCGTCGATAATCAGGTCCACACCCGTAGCCGCTTCAATGGCCCGAATATTGCGGCCTTCACGGCCGATAATGCGGCCCTTCATGTCTTCACTGGGCAACTCCACCGAACTGACCGTATGCTCGGAGACATAATCGCCTGCGTAGCGCTGAACCGCGCTGGCAATGATCCTCTGCGCCTTGCGATGCGCGGTCTCCTGCGCCTCGACCTCGATCACCCGCACCATCTTGGCCGCCTCATGGCGAGCCTTGCTCTCAATTTCCTGCATGAGGCGGGCGCGTGCCTCTTCGGCGGTCAATCCGGAAATTTCCTCCAGGCGAGTCTGCTGGGCAACGATCAGCTCCTGCAGCCCCTCCTCCTTCTCCTCGACGGCGCGCTCCTGCTTGGCAACCTTCTTTTCAAGGCTGACCAGCTCGCTTTCCTTCAAGGCCAGGGACTCCACCTTCTTTTCCAGACGCTCTTCCTTGGCCTGCAGCCTGGCCTCGTTCTTTTTCAGCTCGCGCTCACGGTCCTTGGCATCCTGTTCGACTTCCTTCTTCAGGGCAAAAACCTCGTCCTGGGCCTGGAGCAAAACCTCTTTCTTGTGCGCCTGCGCATCTTTCTTGGCTTCATCCAGAATCCGCTCGGACAATTTGCGAGCGTCGTCGTTCTCTTGATCGGTGATGTATTTTTTGAACAAAAAACCCGCAACCGCACCAAGCCCGGTGCAAATGAAAGCGGTGATTATGATCTGGCTGGTCATGGAAACTCCTTGGCACAATATATTTAAGATGGCTGCGCAACGACCATGATACGTCGTCCCTGTCCTTAAATCGGACTGACGAGACAACAGCGCGAGCGCTTAATTACGATCGGCAAGGAGTGTATGAGAGACTGGCTGTTGGAAGGGGCGAACCAGATAAAAGCCCCGGAAGGCAGTGTTGGGAATCATTTTGAACCTCTTAAGTTAAGAGGGGGTTGGCTACAGCCCATCAGGCTTCTTCGGCTGCCCGAAGCGTGCACACAAGACCGTTGTAAGCTACCCGTATTGCGCTTTATTGGCTCAAAAACGCATCACCAATCACTGACCCTCCAGGGTACTTGTTCACTATTCTTCAGGACTATCTATCTTCGAAAGAAGCTGCTGCAACGTGCCTTCAAGTTGCGACATCTTCCCTTGATCATGTAAATAATCGTCGGCCAGACTCAACGCCAGGTATGTCAGAAGCCGCTCCTTGCTCATGTGACTGACCCGCCCTTCGAGATCCTTGTAGCGCTGATGAACCAGGTCAACAGCTTTATGAATCCGCTCGGGCGAGACGTCGGCCGCGAAGGAAAGATCGAGGCCGAGCACTGTCAAATTGTATCCTGGCATTACTTAGTTTCTATCAACCTCTTGCAGGCTGTTCAAGATATTTTCCACCCTGGACAGAACGGCCTCCTTGGTCTGCCGCTCCTGCTCAAGGGACTCCTTTAATTGCATATTCTCAAGTTTCAAGGCTTCCTGGCGCTCCAGTAGGAGGGTTATCTTCTCTGTCAACTGATTAAGAATATCCATAAGTTATCCTAGGATTGAAGTGATTTTTTCTTGCGGTCCAAATTCGACTGTCTGGCCCTGGCCACGCACAGGGCACCATCCGGAACATTTTTAGTAACCACTGAACCGGCGGCGACAAGAGCGCCGGCTCCCACGACCACGGGAGCGACCAACGCCGTGTTGCTGCCGATAAAGGCGTTTTCATGAATTTCGGTGCGATGTTTCTTCGCGCCGTCATAATTGCAGGTGATGGTTCCCGCGCCGATATTCACTCCAGGACCGATATCGCTGTCGCCCAGGTAGGAAAGATGTCCAGCCTTGGCGCCGGCATGGAGCACGGATTTCTTGACTTCGACGAAATTGCCCACGCGCGCGTCCTCTCCGATATCGGAGCCGGGTCTGATCCGACCGTACGGGCCAACACTCGCTCCCGCCCGGATGTGAGATCCTTCAATATGAGAAAAGGATTTCACTTGGCAAGGACCAAGAATCGAATCCTTGATCCAGCAATGAGAAGAGATAAACGCGCCGCGCTCGATTCGCGAACAGCCGTAAATTTCGCATGGCCCCATTATTTCGGCACCGGGAGCGACGGCAACGTCGGGCCCGATGAAAATTGTCTCGCAATTACGAAGGATGACTCCTGAATCGAGCAAGCCTTCCACGATCTGGCGACGCAGGGAATCTTCAAAACGAACCAGCTCTCGTGGCGAATTGATCCCCCGCAAAAGGTCCGAGCTGCCAAACGGCAATCCCGCGACCGGCAACCCTGCGGCAGCGCAGATGGCGATCATCTGGGTCAGATAATATTCCTGCTGGGCATTGTTGCGGTCCATCTTTTCCAGCAGAGGCCCACAGCGCTTAACGTCGAACACATAGACCCCTGAATTGACCTCAAAAACCTCACCGCCATGATCCGCTGCACAGAAATCCTTTTCTTCTACCACCCGCTCCACGCAGCCCTCGGCATTGCGGATGACTCGGCCGTACCCAAAGGGATTTTCAAGCCGCAAGGTCAACATACCCATGCCCGCGTTACGGGCAGCGCATAATTCAACCAAATCGGCTATGGCATCAACCGGAACGTGCGGGGTGTCTCCGTTGAGTACGCAAAGATAAGAAATGCCAGAGGCGGCAACGCGCTCCCACGAGAGCATGACCGCATGTCCCGTGCCCAGTTGCTGCTCCTGCTGGACAAACTGTCCCTTTTGCCCCGGAAAGCAGTCTTCAACCTTTGCGGACTGAAAACCGACCACGGTCCAGACCTGAGCCGCAGGCACGTGCGTCAACGCGTCATAAACATAGCCAAGAAGCGGCTTTCCCAAAACCTGCTGTAAAACCTTGGGGGAATCGGAGTGCATGCGCGTGCCTTTGCCCGCTGCCAAGATGACGTATCCCAGTTCTGGCTTCATGATTTTCCTCGAAAAGTATTCGGCTCTGTCCTTTCAAATAATACTCTCGCTGGCTTTTGAGCCACGCAACCAACAAAAAAGCGCTCAATGCCAAGGTTCCCTGAGAGCCCATTTCACGATAACTGTCCAAAAATTCTTAATCTTTGATATCGGTATATTATATTATTCTCAAGATTGAATAGTCGTAAAAAAAAAAGCAGGCTCCGAAGAGCCTGCTTTCTAGATACCGTGATTGTCGGTCATTACATGCGGCAAGTGCCTTCACTTACAGCTGTCTGCCGGCATTTCATGCGATGAAGTGCTCTGGCCAATGCAGCCTGCACGGCTGCGTGATCCAATTTCTCCTGTTGCTGCTTGGCGCGCTGCTCGGCTCTGTCCTGAGCTCTGCGAGCTCTTTCCAGATCGATGTCTTCAGCTCTTTCCGCAACTTCGGCAAGAACCGTCACCTTTGCAGGGGAGACTTCGGCAAAACCGCCGGCAACAAAAACGAAGTACTTCTTGCCGTTGAGTTTGTAGTAAAGGCTCCCGATACCAAGTGCAGAGAGAAACGGGATATGATTGGGCAGGACACCGAATTCGCCATTGATGCCGGGAGCGCCGACATAATCGACCTCTTCCTTGAGCACCATCTTGTCTGGTGTCACTATTTCAAGCGTAATTGTTTTAGCCATATCAATACCCCAGAGCAAGAATTACTGTTTCTTGGCGTTTTCCAATGCCTCTTCAAGTCCGCCTACCATGTAGAAGCAGGACTCCGGAACAGAATCGTGCTTGCCTTCAATGATTTCCTTGAAGCTCTTGATGGTCTCTTCAAGCTTAACATAGCGGCCTTCCTTGCCGGTAAACTGGGCGGCAACGAAGAACGGCTGGGACAGGAAACGCTGAATCTTGCGCGCTCTGGAGACGGACAGCTTGTCTTCGTCAGACAGCTCGTCCATGCCCAGGATCGCGATGATGTCCTGCAGATCCTTGTATTTCTGGAGCAGACGCTGCACGGCACGGGCAGTCATGTAGTGGTCCATGCCGATGACGTTGGGATCCAGAATGCGGGAGGTGGAGTCAAGAGGATCCACCGCAGGATAAATGCCAAGCTCCGCGATCTGACGGGACAGAACGATGGTTCCGTCAAGATGCGAGAAGGTCGTTGCAGGTGCGGGGTCGGTCAAGTCGTCGGCAGGGACGTAAACGGCCTGAACCGAGGTAATGGAACCCGTTTTGGTAGAGGTGATGCGTTCCTGCAGTTCACCAAGGTCGGTACCCAGCGTCGGCTGGTAACCAACAGCGGAAGGCATGCGGCCAAGAAGCGCGGAGACTTCGGAGCCTGCCTGGGTGAAACGGAAGATGTTGTCGACGAACAGCAGCACGTCCTGGTTTTCTTCGTCACGGAAATATTCCGCAGCGGCCAGAGCGGTCAGCGCAACGCGTGAACGGGCTCCCGGAGGTTCGTTCATCTGACCGTAGACGAGGCAGGCTTTATCCAGAACGCCAGCTTCTATCATTTCATGGTAAAGGTCGTTTCCTTCGCGTGTGCGCTCACCAACACCGGCGAACACGGAGATGCCACCGTGGTTCTTGGCGATGTTGTTGATCATTTCCATGAGAATAACGGTCTTGCCGACGCCGGCACCACCGAACATGCCCATCTTTCCACCCTTGGGAAAGGGAACGAGCAGGTCAATAACCTTGACGCCGGTCTCCAGCACTTCAATCTTGGTGGACTGCTCCGTGAAACCGGGAGCAGGACGATGGATGGGGTACATCTTCTCGGAGGAGATGGGACCCTTTTCATCCACGGGGCGACCAACGACGTTCAGGATTCGTCCCAGGGAAGCCTTGCCGACGGGCACCTGAATGGGCTTGCCCGTGTCCTTGCCGATCTGACCGCGAACAAGACCATCGGTGTTGTCCATGGCGATGCAGCGGACGACGCTGTTGCCAAGATGCTGCGCGACTTCGACAACCAAGTTGTCTTCCTCGGCGTCAATGGTCGGGTTCGTAATGAGAACAGCGTTCAAAATACTCGGAAGATTGCCTTCGGCAAACTCCAAGTCAACAACAGGTCCGATGACCTGCACTATTTTACCGGTATTAACAGCACTCATGCGTTATGCCCCCTTATCCTTTCAGTGCCTCGGCACCGCCTACGATGTCCATTAATTGGGTGGTGATACTTGCCTGGCGCGCCTTGTTGTAGACTTTGGTCAGGCTGCCGACCATTTCGTCGCAGTTCTTTGTCGCGTTATCCATGGCCGACATGCGAGCTGCGTGCTCACTGGCCGACGTGTCGAGCAGGCCGCGATACATCTGAACTTTGACATACCTAGGCAGCAGTTCGGCCAAAAGGCCTTCCACTGACGGTTCAAAGATGTATTCGCTCGAAGCACCGGCCGTAGCCTCAACTTCTGGCGTTTCGGCGGGGAGAATCTGCGACCATGTCGCTTCCTGCTTCGCGATGTTTACGAACTTTCCGTAAACAATGTGCACTTCGTCAAACTGTCCAGAGAGGTATCCGTCAATGACGAGATTTCCTGTTTCGCTTGCCAACTGAAAATCAAAATGAGTCATGTTTTCAGCGTAAGCGGT from Desulfomicrobium macestii encodes the following:
- a CDS encoding F0F1 ATP synthase subunit epsilon, producing the protein MAKTITLEIVTPDKMVLKEEVDYVGAPGINGEFGVLPNHIPFLSALGIGSLYYKLNGKKYFVFVAGGFAEVSPAKVTVLAEVAERAEDIDLERARRAQDRAEQRAKQQQEKLDHAAVQAALARALHRMKCRQTAVSEGTCRM
- a CDS encoding TIGR00282 family metallophosphoesterase, which translates into the protein MRILFLGDIVGNSGRQMVKDHLPRLRQELELDVVLANGENASGGLGLSAKSAQELHRCGVDVLTTGNHVWKFPDIRPALENEPWLLRPGNYPVVAPGRGAGVYELGENLPPLMVVNLQGRTFMEAIDCPFAVAETLVAKAPPEAVIVVDMHAEATSEKRALAHLLRGRVQAVVGTHTHVQTNDARILDGMTGYISDLGMCGPEDSCLGMDNDIILRRFRTGLPQRFELAKGPCMLNGALMEVDNGHCRGISAWQYRAS
- a CDS encoding F0F1 ATP synthase subunit gamma; translated protein: MASLRDIQNKIVGVKKTKQITKAMNMVASAKLRGAQSRIERFRPYADKFNDILIDLASRADASAHPLLEKREVIQNIGIVLVTSDKGLCGSFNANLCNAANRLAKQKEAEGKTVKFICIGKKGRDFIRKTKFEITTAYAENMTHFDFQLASETGNLVIDGYLSGQFDEVHIVYGKFVNIAKQEATWSQILPAETPEVEATAGASSEYIFEPSVEGLLAELLPRYVKVQMYRGLLDTSASEHAARMSAMDNATKNCDEMVGSLTKVYNKARQASITTQLMDIVGGAEALKG
- the glmU gene encoding bifunctional UDP-N-acetylglucosamine diphosphorylase/glucosamine-1-phosphate N-acetyltransferase GlmU translates to MKPELGYVILAAGKGTRMHSDSPKVLQQVLGKPLLGYVYDALTHVPAAQVWTVVGFQSAKVEDCFPGQKGQFVQQEQQLGTGHAVMLSWERVAASGISYLCVLNGDTPHVPVDAIADLVELCAARNAGMGMLTLRLENPFGYGRVIRNAEGCVERVVEEKDFCAADHGGEVFEVNSGVYVFDVKRCGPLLEKMDRNNAQQEYYLTQMIAICAAAGLPVAGLPFGSSDLLRGINSPRELVRFEDSLRRQIVEGLLDSGVILRNCETIFIGPDVAVAPGAEIMGPCEIYGCSRIERGAFISSHCWIKDSILGPCQVKSFSHIEGSHIRAGASVGPYGRIRPGSDIGEDARVGNFVEVKKSVLHAGAKAGHLSYLGDSDIGPGVNIGAGTITCNYDGAKKHRTEIHENAFIGSNTALVAPVVVGAGALVAAGSVVTKNVPDGALCVARARQSNLDRKKKSLQS
- the tyrS gene encoding tyrosine--tRNA ligase, whose amino-acid sequence is MTDMELARQLEQIRRGSVEIINEEELITKLRSGTPLRIKAGFDPTAPDLHLGHTVLIQKLKHFQELGHQVIFLIGDFTGMIGDPSGKSETRKKLTREEVLRNAETYKKQIFKILDQERTEIAFNSTWMDTFSAADFIELCSRYTVARMLERDDFEKRFKGNQPISIHEFLYPLVQGYDSVALRADVELGGTDQKFNLLMGRHLQREHGQASQIVLTMPILEGLDGVQKMSKSLGNYIGIDEAPGDMFGKLMSISDELMWRYYELLSDSSLDRISTLREQVASGALHPKTAKEDLAQEITTRFHGATAGAAAREAFNAVFAKQGIPEDIEVFTVQAGALLVDVLSESGVCSSKGDARRMCKQNAVTIDGRKEDDASFAFAPGEYVLKIGKKRFLKLVAA
- a CDS encoding UbiA-like polyprenyltransferase is translated as MFSIWRKTVLLARMVKIEHSIFALPFAYLGMLWAADGWPGWKIFLALTVAMVAVRSFAMAVNRLADLPIDSKNPRTLTRPLVTGELKVSETLVFIAVSALVFVGACWQLNALCLALSPLALVWSALYSFTKRFTFLCHFFLGTVLGLAPLAGWLAVSPEIALAPVLLGLGVTFWVAGFDILYACQDAEFDRAEGLHSLPAGKGVPIALSLSTFSHVTTALFFLLAGWSAGAGLVYAGFCLVVAVILLFEHRLISADDLSRVNLAFFTLNGFVAVFLFAGAVIDTTLG
- the atpD gene encoding F0F1 ATP synthase subunit beta, translating into MSAVNTGKIVQVIGPVVDLEFAEGNLPSILNAVLITNPTIDAEEDNLVVEVAQHLGNSVVRCIAMDNTDGLVRGQIGKDTGKPIQVPVGKASLGRILNVVGRPVDEKGPISSEKMYPIHRPAPGFTEQSTKIEVLETGVKVIDLLVPFPKGGKMGMFGGAGVGKTVILMEMINNIAKNHGGISVFAGVGERTREGNDLYHEMIEAGVLDKACLVYGQMNEPPGARSRVALTALAAAEYFRDEENQDVLLFVDNIFRFTQAGSEVSALLGRMPSAVGYQPTLGTDLGELQERITSTKTGSITSVQAVYVPADDLTDPAPATTFSHLDGTIVLSRQIAELGIYPAVDPLDSTSRILDPNVIGMDHYMTARAVQRLLQKYKDLQDIIAILGMDELSDEDKLSVSRARKIQRFLSQPFFVAAQFTGKEGRYVKLEETIKSFKEIIEGKHDSVPESCFYMVGGLEEALENAKKQ
- a CDS encoding cell division protein ZapA translates to MPGYNLTVLGLDLSFAADVSPERIHKAVDLVHQRYKDLEGRVSHMSKERLLTYLALSLADDYLHDQGKMSQLEGTLQQLLSKIDSPEE
- the rny gene encoding ribonuclease Y — protein: MTSQIIITAFICTGLGAVAGFLFKKYITDQENDDARKLSERILDEAKKDAQAHKKEVLLQAQDEVFALKKEVEQDAKDRERELKKNEARLQAKEERLEKKVESLALKESELVSLEKKVAKQERAVEEKEEGLQELIVAQQTRLEEISGLTAEEARARLMQEIESKARHEAAKMVRVIEVEAQETAHRKAQRIIASAVQRYAGDYVSEHTVSSVELPSEDMKGRIIGREGRNIRAIEAATGVDLIIDDTPETVILSAYNPLRREVAKRSLERLISDGRIHPARIEDIVKKVEKEMDVQIREIGEQATFDLGVHGIHPEIVRLLGQLRFRTSFTQNVLQHSLEVAFLCGIMAAELGLDIKKAKRAGLLHDLGKAVDHEVEGPHALIGADLAKKYNESAEIVHAIAAHHEDVPPKSVYAVLVQAADSLSGARPGARKELLESYVKRLEELEGIATGFTGVSRAFAIQAGREVRVMVDCEAVNDDQIYMLSKDIAKQIEEKMTYPGQIRVTVIREKRAVGIAK